Below is a genomic region from Medicago truncatula cultivar Jemalong A17 chromosome 3, MtrunA17r5.0-ANR, whole genome shotgun sequence.
TTGCTATAAGGAATTTTACCaagttttttccttaaaaataactatgaaatatgaattttgcttttttttctACCCAAGCGGTTCGTAACTTCCAAACTTTTGATCCAATTCAATTCCCCGAtccatttaattaaattaagttTTACTAAAATAAGCTCAAAATTGATTGAAACTCTTATTGAGGTAGTTTCTTTTTCCACCACTATACTCTTTTTGTAAAACCTATCTATTTTACTTCTTAGACGAAATTACTCATTTTTGGAAGTATACTTCCTCTCTCAAGTGACTATTGCTAAGACAAGCTTAGTTCATGGTTTTTGATATCGACAGAACTCTTATATGAACAAGAGCATTTCAAATCAAGACTTGGTAAAACGCTCTTACCATGCACCTTATCTTTACTATTCCTTAGAGTATGTTATGTTTGGATGAATGAATATTTTGagataatgtaattttttgagGTAATTTAAATCTTTTAGGTTAGATTTTAATGTTTGGATGATTAATTTCAAGAATTTTTTATATCTataaaaatttatgaagtattctGTCCaagttaaatttgaaaattttcaaatttctcccttccattttttttctttcaaattttgcaaGTTCATccctatatttttcaaattgatCCTTAGAAATTTTCAAATACTAAAAATTGGTCACTCAAAATTTTGGAACTTTGCAAATTAGTTCTTGTATTTTTCGATTTACAAATTTGACCTAAAAACTTTGAAACTTATAAAAGTAATCCAAAATGTTAACAAAGAATTTTTCTAATACTCTatacaaattgaaatatttagaaataaagacaagaattaaattatttgaattaCCTAATCCAAATATACTCACTCCTCCTAAGAAGAGTGTCACTTTGGCTGTACTATCTCATTCTTGTTAGAAGCGCTGTATGAAATTGAAGTTACTTGGTGTTTTCTAGTTTCCTTAGGAGCTGTACTATCTCTTAGAAAAGCAACCAGtcacaaaagaataaagtaatCAAAAGTGAAAGACAATGAATACGACCGATCTTTGTTTATACAGTTTGGTTACAGTTTGGTCAATGGTGGCTACCTCTACGATTATAGGGCATTTATAGTTCGGTTTTATTGCTTTGCTAGTTCATCTCCTTCTCCGCCCCTTGCCTCTTTTCCGTGTATATATATGAACCATACTCAACAAAAGGCAGGGGAAAACCTATTGCAACAATCAATTATAAACTCAAAGAAAGGAATAATCAAATacaatcaaaactaaaaattattcaaaacaagAGAGTAAAATATTGATGCATTATTTAGGTGAAATACATTCTCTGAGAGGAATACTACTAAATaagtttgaaattaaattactGTATATTTTGCATCTGTATAAATAATAACCTCCATTTGAAGGCCCTTATAGCTAAAGCTAGCAGCTAGCTTCAAATAGAGGATCTCATTCAGGCAAGCCCCAAAGACTTGAGTCTAGAGAATTCAATCCTCCTATGCTCCATCTTAATAAACGCATCAGCTTTTGTATCAACACTCTGAAATGAATTTACACGTTCAGTAGTGGCAATATCAGTCTCTGCTACAGCTGGTGGTGTTATAGGCTCCTCTAGCACAGTTTTGAATGCTACATGACCCTTCTTATGATTTCGTGGACGATCATAGCGTTTCCGAAGCATAGGCTCAGTTACTTCATGGACTTGGTAATTGTAGGAGTTGGAAGGACACCAACCGCgatatatgatgttttgtttttccatttCCTATATATATGGAATTGAAAGTGCCCAGTTCTGTTTGTGAATGGTGTTGAAATTGTGTTCCTACTTCatcttatatttattcattcatttttaatattCTCATTTCTTGAGTATATATGTCCATTAGTTATATATTCTGTAATGATATAAAGTGATTGGATAGGATCTAATACCTCTCCCTCCTTTTTACCATAAAGTTTGAAATAAGATGAATATTTGAGGCATATTATATTATGGTATATATCTGAAGACTGAAACAGGAAAATTCTTTGGGATGGGCATGAAAACGAATCTATCACTACCACCATTGAATTTGATTCGTTTAGCATTTTTGGTGATGGTCTAAGGAAATGATCAATTCTGTTTTTGCAGGGAATACAAAACTTGTGCTATTTTGTCTTTAAGCCCTTTAGAATTTGGaatcaaattgtttgaaaaacAACTCATACAAACTTATTGGACACAAGAATGGTATATAGAAAAGGAAATTAATTGGAAACTTTTGAAGccacaaaattattttagacttctaatctcagtaccCGAATTTTTCCTTGTATGATTCGTACTTAAAATTTTCATCatggaaaaattaatgtttgggATCTTTATTAACAGAAGTAATTCTCAAGGTTAAAGATGAATGTTAATAAAGGTTGCAAgtgaaaaaaaaccaaaatactGAATAATATTCAATAGTCAATTCATTCAAAGTTCACTGGGATTAATCGTAAACCTTGAGAATTACTTCTATTAATATTCATGggttaatatgtttttagtcccctgtaatttgggcgaatTCCAGTTTACCTCCTGTAAAAAAATCAGTTTAGATTTCAACCCTGTAGATTCTTTCATTTTAGACCCTGAGGTCATCTGACTGTGCAAACATGATGATGTGGCACGCTGAATCAGCATTTTTGGGTGATGTGGCGCGCTgactatataattaattttgtttttagtttttttattttcatttatattaattttaaaataaaaaaactgaaaaattgattttaaaaatagaaaaaatttcagattattttttttaaaatggaaataatCAGAAAaaagtaagatttttttttaattaaaaaaattcgaaaaaaacagaaacaaattcaaatttattctcaaaaaaaaatctgaaattaagattttgaaaattaaaataaaatcgattttttttcatattatataattttcaaagttttatttcatattttattctgaattataaataaaagttatattcagatttaaaaaaataaaaaaattccataatatttatttttggtagaaaaaattaaaaaaaattatttcgaaaaaaatcagaactttttttaaatttcaaatttggtttttttttattttgaaaatatgtttctcttgtaaatatattgttttttacaattttttaattttcaaaaattatttttcagattttttaaattattttttattttaaattaatataatttcatttatgttatttgttattttaaaaaaataggcaAAGTGCTACGTGtgcccttaaaaaaataaaaaacataattaattatacaatcaGCGTGCCACATATCAGATATGCACAGTTAGCGCACCACTTAGCATGCCACATCAACATTTTGTCCAGTCAGATGACTTCAGGGTCTAGAACGAAAGAATCTTAAATTACacggttggaatctaaacttttttttttacagaggggtaaaccggaactcgcccaaattacagggactaaagacatattaaccctaaTATTCATGGTCCATCTACCGGTGCCTAAAACTTTGACATGCATGGAAAAATTCAGCCCCAAAAGAAGAGTAGTAATACTATGCTATGTAGCTTTTGGACAAAGAAAAAGCTTGCTGGAACAAAAAAAATGGACCAAAGTGAAGGGAATTTCAGAAGGACAAAAAATTGTGAAGGATAAAGATACATGAACTTTGTGTAAATGAGGGCTCTTCTGACTTGGTATATATGAGAAGTGAGTGAATGAAAGAAAGGTTTAGATCTTTACTTGCTAACTGCTAGTAAAAAAGGGGTATGCAAGGTTAGAGTCGGTCCAATAATCTTCAAAAGGAACTGAGGTCTAAAGCAAGTTTTGTTATATAAGGTCTTTTTTGCTGGTGGATCTCAGAAGTTAGGTTTTATTAGTTTCATTCGCATCTATATGTGGATATTTAGGTAAAGAATGATCTGATTTGATGAagcaaatttattattaatcaCAAACTTTaatcataacatatatataaaagtcCATATATTTCATAGCTTCAGAATGAGTTACAGATAACATTGATCATATATAGGAAGCACCATTTATAATCAGggcaaattattaaaatatgaaaacagcAAACAAAGCACACAATTTATTGATACTCGATCCGATCCAGAGGTAGTAACAGTAACCAAGCAAGCATGCGCATGTTAGACCCCCTTGAGTGTCCAATTGACTTTGTGACTTCCATGACCATGACCATGACCATGAGGCTTAATCCTGTTGTTATTATTGTATCCATATGGATTAGCATAGTGAACATCTCCTCCATATGTTCCATGACGCTCATATCTCATCTCATCCATCTTACTCGCGCCAGAACCAACACACTCCTCCTTGTAAGCTTCAAACTCATACTCCTCATGCTCTGAGACATAGTCATTGTGGCCACCACCATGATGATTGAATGGCCTAACACCACCACCATGATGAGGTGAGTGTTTGTTGGTAGCACCAAAAGGGAATTTTTGGCCATTGCCATGGCCATGGTTGTTGTTACCAAAGCCATGTCCATTAGACATGCTATCCTGATGAAACATGTTGTGGTTTCCTCCTATATTGGAGCCATGGCCatgatgttttgaaaaagaatgATCAGATTCTTTGCCAAAACCACCTGGCTTCATGTGCATGGCAGGGAGTGGAAATTGTTGCTTATCGTAGTAGTTGCTATGGTCAGTGGTATAAGAATCTTGATGGAAACCATGGCTCTGCTGTTGTTGAGCCTTAGCTTCCATCCACATGCCATCTTCACCATAGCATTGCTGTTGTGGATATCCAAGGAACTTCCCTTGCATCTTGTTTTTTCACTACTTTTGCTTCTATTTGAATGATGAATTACTTGTGTTGTGGAATGTCCTTTATATAGgctattttatatgtttttaaacGGATGGATGAGAATGCTTCTTTtcacatatatttatttatttagatgcATCTCTTATCCGAATTTAATTTGGTCAATTACACTGGAATTTTAAATGCTGGGTGTTACATGACGATGGATGATGTAGGTAGATTCTATTAGACATAAATGTTAGTTATACTAGTTAGATCCAAAAGTGTATTCAATAGTAGGTTGTTAGTTGTTACTACTAGTATTTTCCACCCTATAAGTCTTCAATATCGTTTGAACGGAGGTAACACAGTTTTGAATGATGAAactatcaaattttaattaaaaaaaatgattttatatgatgatggatgatgatatattaatataagatCCTATGGCTTGTGTGAAGGAACCAACTAAACTAATTTGTGTAATTAGGACAGAAACGCATCTGATTCGTTATTATGATGTGTCAAACCATGGAGGATTCCCATGGAACCATATTCTACACTCCATATAAAGAATCTGGTTCTAGCAATTATGTCAGTAGTGCTCAAATATGTACGATATATAATTAAAGAGACAAATTTTCACCCTGCCATCAAATCAAAGCATTAATAAATTTTGCTGAATAAAGGAAAAACTTAATGGAAATGGGCTACTAATTGCAAATTGTTAAAGACTTCCAAAATGACCCAAACCAAGGTTGAAccgtaatttttattttcttcttactATTGTACAATAGTAGCCACTAAAGTCTAAATAATGATGATATTAGAACAAGGAATTGTTTCATATCGTCTACATGAAATGGTACttttatatgaaaaaggaaTATTAGtgctaaaaaataagttatatttgttttattgaatCAACAATGATCAAATCATTATCTCAGTCTAAGAATGTAGATGACCTTACATGAATTTACTATACGATGATACAATATTATACAATTTTAGGTATAATTGGAAATTTTAGTTGTGtaattagataaaaataaaggggtgaatttttaaattacttgacaaaaaaaatcaattgaaaattattcttaaaaaagaaattttgttagGACCGGTTAACTTGTAGCACCAAATTAGGGATTGGATCAACATCACCATTTGATTTCTCGTTCTTCCCTAAAAgcaaatttgtcattttttttgttgagaaattctGATTTTGCTTTCACATATTCAATTGTATAAAACTTATCAAGCTTTGCTTCAATTTTGTAATTAttccttttatttcttcaatCCTTTTCAtcacattgtaaaaaaaaattgatttttctatCAATTGAATTCCTTCATAGGTTTCTGGAACAATTGGGGTATTAGAATGAACACTGAAATAGCTGATCTTGAAACCCTTGTTTCATTATCTGATGAGGATAATGTAATGGGAGATCTAGGTGTTGTTAGTAGCACAATGGTTACAAGGTTGGATTTGAGTTTAGCATGTTTCTCTGAGAAAGTTTCAAACTTGGGAAATTTTGTGATGCATTTGGCAACAATGGAGAGTGAATTTGAGACATCAGAGAAGGATCACATGATGGGGATTGGTTCAGTTCTAAAGGTTCTTGAATTTGATCTGTTATGTGGGGCGTTGGATTCATTGGTTAGAGAATTGGATGAATTTTTGGACAGTTTACATTATGGGATTGTTgaagttagag
It encodes:
- the LOC11411486 gene encoding hornerin, translated to MQGKFLGYPQQQCYGEDGMWMEAKAQQQQSHGFHQDSYTTDHSNYYDKQQFPLPAMHMKPGGFGKESDHSFSKHHGHGSNIGGNHNMFHQDSMSNGHGFGNNNHGHGNGQKFPFGATNKHSPHHGGGVRPFNHHGGGHNDYVSEHEEYEFEAYKEECVGSGASKMDEMRYERHGTYGGDVHYANPYGYNNNNRIKPHGHGHGHGSHKVNWTLKGV